A window of Spiroplasma syrphidicola EA-1 contains these coding sequences:
- a CDS encoding phosphatidate cytidylyltransferase translates to MSNENVNVQNSTSPNTENVEKVAKPKHKEKGMFQKKYQQRYLTFVVLIVLLFFYLFTGAVATEWTDLANIAIADYVFIGLNIVILGLANFEILKLVGGTKWPIYVQIITYILIIFLFLFPVESAGHSLSQLNFPFYSLISWEWLHSWVILLVYLFVVLIYLCLIFASKEISFTKMFIVFAFSLYLTFALKGMTKFMLNPSYGWSSVVWLALIIILTDTFAFVGGISYGKHKLAPSISPNKTWEGSVTGTIVGAGAAIAYAILMFQFAPEQNWVFNFFSNDDAQNTMRYVIYVLLGIILSVVSQVGDLSFSWIKRRYGIKDFSNLLPGHGGVLDRLDSFSLVFFVMFIISSIVMA, encoded by the coding sequence ATGAGTAATGAAAATGTAAATGTACAAAATTCAACATCACCAAATACTGAAAATGTTGAAAAAGTGGCTAAGCCAAAGCACAAAGAAAAAGGAATGTTTCAAAAAAAATATCAACAACGTTATTTAACTTTTGTTGTTTTAATTGTTTTATTATTTTTCTATCTTTTCACTGGAGCAGTAGCAACAGAATGAACTGATTTAGCAAATATAGCAATTGCTGATTATGTTTTTATCGGTCTTAACATTGTTATTTTGGGTCTTGCTAATTTTGAAATCCTAAAGTTAGTTGGGGGAACAAAGTGACCAATTTATGTCCAAATTATTACATACATTTTAATTATTTTCTTATTTTTATTTCCAGTTGAAAGTGCTGGTCATAGTTTATCACAACTTAACTTTCCGTTTTATAGTTTAATTAGTTGAGAATGACTACATAGTTGAGTAATTTTATTAGTTTACTTATTTGTTGTATTAATCTACTTATGTTTAATTTTTGCGTCAAAAGAAATTTCTTTTACAAAAATGTTTATTGTTTTTGCCTTTTCATTATATTTAACTTTTGCCTTAAAAGGAATGACAAAATTCATGCTAAATCCAAGTTATGGATGAAGTAGTGTTGTTTGATTAGCACTAATTATTATTTTGACAGATACTTTTGCCTTTGTTGGGGGAATTAGTTATGGGAAACATAAATTAGCGCCAAGTATTTCACCAAATAAAACATGAGAAGGATCAGTAACAGGAACAATTGTTGGGGCTGGAGCGGCGATTGCTTATGCGATTTTAATGTTTCAATTTGCTCCTGAACAAAATTGAGTGTTTAACTTTTTCTCAAATGATGATGCCCAAAATACAATGCGCTATGTAATTTATGTTTTATTAGGAATTATTTTATCAGTTGTTTCACAAGTTGGGGATTTATCATTTTCATGAATTAAACGTCGTTATGGGATTAAAGACTTTAGTAATTTATTACCAGGCCATGGTGGGGTTCTTGATCGTCTTGATTCATTTTCATTAGTCTTCTTTGTAATGTTTATTATTTCATCAATTGTAATGGCTTAA